In the Candidatus Neomarinimicrobiota bacterium genome, TATTAGGCCGGATTCTGTTCGGCAGCTATTTCATCAGAAGCGGTATAAACCATTTTTTGAATCTTGAGGGGATGACCGGTTACACCGCATCAAAAGGAATTCCTCTTCCGGAATTTGCGGTAATTATTACCGGTCTTATGCTGCTCGTCGGAGGCATAAGCATTATAACAGGTATATATCCCAGGATAGGCAGCGCTGTCTTAATAGCATTTTTAGTTATTGTGGCAATTATCATGCACGATTTTTGGTCTTTCGAGGACCAGGCAGCAAGAGCGGGACAATTTTCACGGTTTTTGAGAAACATAGCATTCTCGGGAGCGTTGTTGATGTTTTTTGCCATACCGGAACCGTGGGCATTTAGCCTGAGGATCGGAAAGAAATAGTCGTTTGTAATTAAGTGCGCGGTCAGGATAAATCCTGACTCACACGGTATTCCTCTCCCCTTGAGGGGAGTGTCCGGCTAAGCCGGACGAGCCTGCCCGACTAAT is a window encoding:
- a CDS encoding DoxX family protein: MDKVILLGRILFGSYFIRSGINHFLNLEGMTGYTASKGIPLPEFAVIITGLMLLVGGISIITGIYPRIGSAVLIAFLVIVAIIMHDFWSFEDQAARAGQFSRFLRNIAFSGALLMFFAIPEPWAFSLRIGKK